In Nocardioides sp., the following proteins share a genomic window:
- the rplJ gene encoding 50S ribosomal protein L10 gives MARPDKTAAVAEIVDSFNDAAGAVLTEYRGLTVKQLQELRRSLGENANYAVVKNTLTKIAAKEAGVDGLDDLLTGPTAIAFLNGDVVEAAKGLRDFAKANPALVIKGGFLDGKPIDAAEVAKLADLESREVLLGKLAGAMLASLSQAVYLLNAPLAQAARLAGALEAKAQEDPSILAGGAGTPAAEAPADAEPAAEDTPVAVEAPADETEAAAEAPADEAAAETESTEA, from the coding sequence ATGGCGCGGCCGGACAAGACTGCCGCCGTTGCGGAGATCGTTGACTCGTTCAACGACGCCGCCGGTGCGGTGCTCACCGAATACCGCGGTCTCACCGTGAAGCAGCTGCAGGAACTGCGGCGCTCGCTCGGCGAGAACGCCAACTACGCCGTGGTCAAGAACACGCTGACCAAGATCGCCGCCAAGGAGGCGGGGGTCGACGGTCTCGACGACCTGCTCACCGGTCCGACCGCGATCGCGTTCCTCAACGGGGACGTCGTCGAGGCGGCCAAGGGTCTGCGTGACTTTGCCAAGGCGAACCCCGCTCTTGTGATCAAGGGCGGATTCCTCGACGGCAAGCCGATCGACGCGGCAGAGGTGGCCAAGCTGGCTGACCTCGAGTCGCGCGAAGTGCTGCTGGGCAAGCTGGCGGGCGCGATGCTCGCGAGCCTTTCTCAGGCCGTCTACCTCCTCAACGCCCCGCTCGCCCAGGCTGCCCGGCTCGCCGGCGCCCTGGAGGCGAAGGCTCAGGAGGACCCCTCGATCCTCGCAGGTGGTGCCGGTACGCCGGCCGCCGAGGCCCCGGCTGATGCCGAGCCTGCTGCCGAGGACACCCCGGTAGCCGTTGAGGCTCCCGCCGACGAGACCGAGGCTGCGGCCGAGGCTCCCGCCGACGAGGCCGCTGCGGAGACCGAGTCCACCGAGGCCTGA